In Ostrea edulis chromosome 4, xbOstEdul1.1, whole genome shotgun sequence, a single window of DNA contains:
- the LOC125670368 gene encoding metalloreductase STEAP4-like: MMPCEPKPKVGIIGSGNFSCAIAKRLTNAGYQVVIGSRRPRNLSEVDTCLCNVTVTSLEDCVKQVSIVFLAIHFENYNDCLSNHEDLFTGKIVVDVSNRLKVPKHRSNAEYLSCLLPNANVVKGFNVISAYAMENQFAGGSQEVFIASDNIGAREKVSVIARDMGFVASDWGLLQSARRIESYPLKIFPGWKMPILFTVGIFNVWLLYIIFIYFVKTTAYRWDQIFVKVLNKPLCMTAITVYACTYLPSSFASAFQLFHGTKHINFPNWLNRWLLTRKQLGLIAFALVCVHVIMSVLIMSPTYLSSWYQSTTIVIPGNRTDDVTIPIKTWMVWKGEAACLLGILAFVCMCIIALSTLPSVTKTLNWREWRFVQSKLGHITLFLSMCHVVIMGAPGWAKGGPIKTVQSITFLSLIIPFFTLFFKIIFSLPCINSYVQRIRRGWETSYSKCRAKCSQKHATFGKVYSKPVDKDTSSEEDMMMGSHEEFSCECQDTSIV, encoded by the coding sequence ATGATGCCGTGCGAACCTAAACCCAAGGTGGGAATCATCGGGTCAGGGAACTTTTCCTGCGCCATCGCCAAAAGATTAACTAACGCCGGATACCAAGTTGTCATTGGAAGTCGTCGTCCGCGCAATCTGTCGGAAGTGGACACGTGTCTTTGTAATGTTACAGTGACGTCACTCGAGGACTGTGTCAAACAAGTTTCCATAGTATTTCTGGCGATACATTTTGAAAACTACAACGATTGTTTGTCGAACCATGAAGACCTTTTCACAGGAAAAATTGTGGTGGACGTCTCGAACAGGCTTAAAGTCCCCAAACATCGCTCTAACGCGGAATATCTCAGTTGTCTGCTGCCTAATGCTAACGTTGTCAAGGGCTTCAACGTCATATCCGCCTATGCCATGGAAAATCAGTTTGCGGGCGGAAGTCAGGAGGTCTTTATTGCAAGCGATAACATTGGAGCGCGGGAAAAGGTTTCCGTTATTGCGAGAGATATGGGATTCGTAGCAAGTGATTGGGGTCTTTTACAATCAGCCAGGAGAATTGAATCGTATCCCTTGAAAATATTCCCTGGATGGAAAATGCCCATACTTTTTACAGTGGGGATATTCAACGTGTGGTTACTATACATAATCTTTATCTACTTTGTCAAGACCACCGCGTATCGCTGGGATCAAATCTTCGTGAAAGTATTGAACAAGCCTCTCTGTATGACGGCAATAACAGTTTACGCATGTACATACTTACCAAGCTCTTTTGCAAGTGCCTTTCAATTGTTTCACGGCACAAAACACATCAATTTCCCCAACTGGTTAAATAGATGGCTGTTGACGAGAAAACAGCTGGGTCTAATCGCCTTTGCGCTTGTTTGTGTTCATGTCATAATGTCGGTTCTGATCATGAGTCCCACATACCTGAGCTCCTGGTACCAATCCACGACCATAGTCATTCCGGGAAATCGAAcagatgacgtcacaatacctATAAAAACATGGATGGTTTGGAAGGGCGAGGCCGCATGCTTATTGGGAATTTTAGCATTCGTGTGTATGTGCATCATTGCTTTATCAACACTACCCTCAGTCACAAAAACTTTGAATTGGAGAGAGTGGAGATTTGTCCAATCGAAACTTGGGCATATAACATTGTTCCTCTCCATGTGTCACGTGGTGATAATGGGCGCTCCCGGTTGGGCAAAAGGAGGACCAATCAAAACGGTGCAATCCATCACGTTTCTGAGTCTGATCATTCCGTTCTTCACGcttttcttcaaaattattttttcgcTTCCATGTATCAACAGTTACGTGCAGAGGATAAGGCGTGGTTGGGAGACATCTTATTCAAAATGCCGTGCTAAGTGCTCTCAGAAACACGCCACCTTTGGGAAAGTGTACTCTAAGCCCGTCGATAAAGACACTAGTTCTGAGGAAGATATGATGATGGGGTCACATGAGGAATTTTCCTGTGAATGTCAGGATACCTCCATAGTGTAG